Proteins found in one Deinococcus hopiensis KR-140 genomic segment:
- a CDS encoding HD domain-containing phosphohydrolase, protein MLGDLSTFPLEAARLAALRRYAVLGTPPEAAFDRAVQVAAQVYGVPIALVSLVDVRRQWFKACYGVDMRETDRSISMCTHALEHDGVLIVPDTTLDERFAQNPLVTGPLHIRFYAGAPLVTPDGHKVGTLCILDTVPRPSLTPEQTATLQALADGVVSELELRCALAEQARERHVHTAVVKASLDAMVIVDHDGCVLEWNPSAEQLLGYNREDVLGADLMRLIVPPGDYNRHKLGVAQLGQEQTAGQRRIELPILRRGGETLHCEYTVTSFYVDDEQLFTVYIRDLTEVRAAREAMKASYSLLRAVVDSVPETIFVKNLERQYVMMNTTGAARLGQPMEAILGRTDEDFFPASMAARRQRDEAVLETGTPMVTEFTEKFPDGTYRHFWTSKDVYRDPSGNAAGLIGAAFDITQRKQDEAIIRGYNQTLRDQVEAAQFEILARLARAAEYRDDDTGEHMNRVAMTAAGIARELNLPDETVALIGRAAPMHDVGKIGISDSILLKPGRLTPEEFELVKAHTTIGASILEGGNSPLVMVAEEIARTHHERWDGTGYPAGLAGETIPITGRIVAVADVLDALTSERPYKQAWSFEAAMTEIRTQAGRQFDPAVIAALERLTCAHQQD, encoded by the coding sequence GCAGCCCAGGTGTACGGTGTGCCGATCGCCCTGGTGTCCTTGGTGGATGTCCGGCGGCAATGGTTTAAAGCGTGTTACGGCGTTGACATGCGGGAAACAGATCGCTCAATCTCGATGTGCACGCATGCCTTGGAGCACGATGGCGTCCTGATCGTGCCAGATACCACGCTCGACGAGCGGTTCGCGCAAAACCCGTTGGTCACGGGACCACTTCACATCCGTTTTTATGCGGGAGCGCCTCTGGTGACGCCGGACGGTCACAAAGTCGGTACACTTTGCATTTTGGATACGGTCCCACGCCCCTCCCTGACGCCAGAACAGACGGCCACCCTGCAGGCCTTGGCGGACGGCGTTGTCAGCGAGCTGGAGTTGCGCTGTGCCCTTGCTGAACAGGCGCGCGAACGGCATGTTCATACAGCGGTGGTCAAGGCTTCTCTGGACGCGATGGTCATTGTGGACCATGACGGGTGCGTTCTCGAATGGAACCCAAGCGCCGAACAGCTGCTCGGTTACAACCGTGAGGACGTTCTGGGTGCGGACCTGATGAGATTAATCGTGCCGCCCGGCGACTACAACCGACACAAACTCGGCGTTGCGCAGCTTGGTCAGGAGCAGACGGCTGGGCAACGCCGAATCGAGCTGCCCATTTTGCGGCGCGGAGGAGAGACCCTTCACTGCGAGTACACCGTGACATCCTTCTACGTGGATGACGAGCAGCTGTTCACGGTGTATATCCGTGACCTCACCGAAGTGCGCGCTGCGCGTGAGGCCATGAAGGCCAGCTACTCCCTGCTGCGGGCAGTGGTTGACAGTGTTCCGGAAACCATATTCGTCAAGAATCTGGAGCGGCAGTACGTGATGATGAACACGACTGGTGCCGCCCGGCTTGGTCAACCGATGGAGGCCATCCTGGGCCGAACAGACGAAGATTTCTTTCCTGCCAGCATGGCTGCCCGGCGTCAGCGAGACGAGGCTGTGCTGGAAACCGGAACACCTATGGTCACGGAGTTCACTGAAAAATTCCCGGACGGTACCTACCGGCACTTCTGGACGAGCAAAGACGTGTACCGTGATCCGAGCGGAAACGCGGCTGGGCTAATTGGCGCTGCGTTCGACATCACGCAACGCAAGCAGGATGAAGCCATCATTCGCGGGTACAACCAAACCCTACGGGATCAGGTGGAAGCGGCGCAATTCGAGATTCTGGCGCGGCTCGCACGCGCCGCCGAATACCGTGATGATGATACCGGTGAACACATGAACCGCGTTGCGATGACCGCTGCTGGTATTGCCCGGGAGTTGAACCTGCCTGACGAAACGGTCGCCTTGATTGGGCGCGCCGCACCTATGCACGACGTAGGTAAGATTGGCATCTCCGACTCGATCTTGCTGAAGCCAGGCCGCCTGACCCCGGAAGAGTTCGAGTTGGTCAAGGCCCACACCACCATTGGAGCGAGCATTCTGGAAGGGGGAAATTCACCGCTGGTCATGGTGGCCGAAGAAATAGCGCGTACCCACCACGAACGCTGGGACGGCACCGGTTACCCGGCGGGCCTGGCCGGTGAAACAATTCCCATCACCGGCCGAATTGTGGCGGTCGCGGATGTATTGGACGCGTTGACCAGCGAGAGGCCCTACAAGCAGGCCTGGTCGTTTGAGGCGGCTATGACCGAAATCAGGACGCAGGCTGGCCGGCAATTTGACCCTGCGGTAATCGCGGCCTTAGAACGCCTCACATGTGCCCATCAGCAGGACTAG
- a CDS encoding IS630 family transposase, which translates to MPRVQKNPLRTLTEEERATLERLSRSHHTAAIVVGRAKTILAVSTGMAYTEAARLCGRRSGEGVARLVSRLNQHGLNALETRPGGRPPVVYGSAERNRILETARRTPDREQDGTATWSLVTLQKVLRREPGFERLSTFTILGVLHEAGLTWQRDRTWCETGKARRQRKTGVVIVHDPDTEAKKKLIERAYLEGEQGGLAVWVEDEAGPYQAIFQPGSAWQPAGQPTRLPHEDVRAGTAKLLTLFHPASGQLRVRGVTSCTNAVLHPWRQQTLSEVLQRLPVATVLPPADNRAVWERWQEGLSVKFTLLDTLPPLRMLLVLDNLVGHKTPDLVCWLMRHGIMPLYTPVAGSWLNMAESIQRILVRRALAGQSPTSPAQIIQWLEATARGWNAHPTPFVWAGKRRARRQRAYARRHPLGGSGATTLQVVQ; encoded by the coding sequence GTGCCGCGTGTCCAGAAAAACCCTTTACGAACCCTGACCGAAGAGGAACGCGCGACCTTGGAGCGATTGAGCCGTTCGCATCACACCGCAGCGATTGTCGTCGGCCGGGCGAAGACGATTCTCGCGGTGTCGACCGGCATGGCCTATACCGAAGCGGCTCGGTTGTGCGGACGACGATCCGGTGAGGGGGTCGCGCGTCTGGTCTCCCGCCTCAATCAACACGGGTTAAACGCACTCGAAACTCGTCCAGGTGGACGTCCTCCCGTCGTCTACGGTTCCGCTGAGCGGAACCGTATCTTAGAGACAGCGCGTCGTACCCCCGATCGGGAGCAAGACGGCACGGCCACCTGGTCTCTGGTGACCCTGCAAAAGGTGCTGCGTCGTGAACCCGGATTTGAACGCTTGAGCACGTTCACCATCTTGGGTGTCTTACACGAAGCCGGGCTGACCTGGCAGCGGGACCGAACCTGGTGCGAAACGGGAAAGGCCAGACGACAACGCAAAACCGGCGTGGTCATTGTCCACGATCCAGATACCGAGGCCAAAAAAAAACTGATCGAACGCGCATACCTTGAAGGGGAACAAGGTGGCCTGGCGGTGTGGGTCGAAGACGAAGCCGGACCCTACCAGGCCATTTTCCAGCCTGGGAGCGCCTGGCAACCTGCAGGACAACCGACGCGTCTCCCACACGAGGATGTCCGCGCAGGGACGGCGAAGTTGCTGACCCTCTTTCATCCTGCCAGCGGTCAGCTCCGTGTTCGTGGAGTGACCAGCTGTACGAATGCGGTGCTTCACCCTTGGCGGCAACAGACCCTCTCTGAAGTGCTCCAACGCCTGCCGGTGGCAACGGTGTTGCCACCGGCAGACAACCGTGCGGTGTGGGAAAGGTGGCAAGAAGGACTGAGCGTCAAATTCACGCTGCTCGACACCTTGCCTCCTCTTCGAATGTTATTGGTACTCGACAATCTCGTCGGACATAAGACACCAGACCTGGTCTGCTGGTTGATGCGGCATGGCATCATGCCGCTGTACACGCCCGTCGCAGGCAGTTGGCTCAACATGGCCGAGTCCATCCAGCGCATCCTGGTTCGTCGAGCATTGGCCGGTCAATCGCCGACCAGCCCGGCACAAATCATCCAATGGCTGGAAGCCACTGCTCGAGGATGGAATGCACATCCCACTCCGTTCGTTTGGGCTGGAAAAAGAAGGGCTCGCCGTCAGCGAGCCTATGCCAGGCGACACCCCCTGGGAGGCTCGGGAGCGACGACCCTTCAGGTCGTTCAGTGA